AAGAGAACATCAAACCTTAAGTCGTGAAGATGTTATTTCTACAATGAAAACTATGCTTGAGAACAGACCAGAAATTTTTGCGATGAGCATATTATGGGAACCCAATGCCTTTGATCAAAACGATCAGGCTAATATAAATAAGATGCCATATGATGATGGTACGGGGCGTTTTATTCCTTATGCTTTTAGAAATCAAGGCGCGATAACGGTTGAACCCTTAAAGAATTACGATGTAGAAGGTGCAGGTGATTATTACCTTTTACCTAAAAAAGAGAAAAAACCGATTTACATTGAACCCTATTCTTATGAGACGACTGGTGGGGCTATAGAGATGATTTCGGTCATGCTGCCGATTTTAGATAAAACGGGGGTTTTTCTTGGGACTGTGGGGTTCGATGTATCGTTAACCCAATTACAGGAAGAAGCCGTTAAATATAAACCTCTGGGAGGTTATGTTTCTCTAATCACTGGTAATGGTATGTATGCAGCTAATCCTAATGATCCAGAAAGTGTACTCAAAGATTTTGGTGATACGGAAGAGAAAGCTGCACTGTGGAAACAAGTGAAGAATGGGAAGACGGTTCAGGGGTATACCCATAATTCTAAGGGAGAAGAAGTACTGCGGATTTTTGTTCCGATTCCAATGCCAAGTAGCGATCAGGTATGGTATACACAGACTGCGATTCCTAAAGCTACAATCATGGCTGACTACGAACAAGCTAAAACAGAATCTTTTATCATCATGCTTGTTGGGATGTCAATTCTAGGCGTAGTTATAGGCTTTCAATTATGGTTAATGGTGATCAAACCACTTAAAGTGTTATCTGAGAAATTGCAGCTTATGGCCCAAGGGGATTTAACTCAAACCTTACAGGTTCGAAATGATGATGAATTTGGCAAGATGGCTTCGCATTTTAATCAGATGACGTTTAAGCTGCGAGAAATGTTTGGACTTGTTTCAGATCTATCGATGTCAGTGGGAGCTACTTCTCAAGAGTTGACAGCTAACGCTGAACAGACAGGGAAAGCTGCTGAACAGATAGCAGTATCTATTGGAAGAGTAGCCGAGGGATCGCAGCTGCAGAGTGCTTATGCTGGAGAATCTTCGCTGGCAATGAGCGATCTTACCAATGGAGTGCAACGTATCGCTGATTCTTCATCAACGGTGTCTGCATCTGCTGATGAAGTGACTGATCAAACAAAGAGAGGCAGTGAGCAGCTGCAAATGGCAGTGAGCCAGATGACAGAGCTTAAGCAATCTGTGGACGAGACGAATCTTGCGATCGAACGATTAGGTGAAAGATCTGTTCAGATCAGTGGGATTATTGGACTGATCTCGAACATTAGTAAACAAACTAATCTATTGGCATTAAACGCAGCAATTGAAGCATCCAGAGTGGGGGAGCATGGTCGTGGATTTGCTGTAGTAGCTTCGGAAATACGGATGCTGGCGGATCAAACTAAAAAAGCTGCCGAACAAGTTACTGAATTAGTCGAACATGTGGTTCAAGATACGAATCAAGCCTCACAGGCTATGGCCGTCGGCAATGAGCAGGTGCGTATTGGTGTGCAGAGTGTATCTGATAGTGATCTTTTATTTACATCCATACTTGCTGAAATGACACAGGTGACAGATCAAATTCAGGAAGTGTCTGCAGCCGCGCAGCAGATGACCGCTGGTACGGAGCAAATTACAGCTAGTGTCAAACAATTATCCGAACTTGCAACGGAAGCATCCGCTGATTCACAAAGTGTAGCAGCAGCCTCAGAGGAGCAGCTTGCTTCTATGGAAGAGATTACTGCCTCGACGGAGTCCCTCAGCTCGATGGTACAAGATTTGCTGGACAAATTGTCTTATTTTAAAATTTAATATGAATGTGATGTCGTGATTACAGTTGGGGAACCCTGTCCTTTTCTAAAGGGTCAGGGTGTTTCCATTTATTACATTATGCTAAAGTGTATCTTCATGACTTTAGATGTGCTATAATCAATATATCGAAAGTAGTTACCTAGCGAATTCACATAGCGTAGAGGGTTATTCTTAAGATGACAATAACCTTGTACCATATGTGAATTTTTATTTTTTTAGAGATTTTGTAAGAGATTTTTTTGGGATAAGAATAACATGTAAATAAAAAAAAGGTGGTAATTATATTATGCAAACAGGAACAGTGAAATGGTTTAACGCAGACAAAGGCTTTGGTTTTATCGAGGTTGAAGGTGGAGAGGATGTATTCGTACATTTCAGCGCAATCACTGGAGACGGATTCAAGTCTTTGGACGAAGGACAACGTGTAGAATTTAACGTAGTTCAAGGCAATCGTGGTCAACAAGCTGAGAATGTAGTTAAACTCTAGAGTTATGAAAAAAATCCCCAAACTTATCGTTTGGGGATTTTTTTAAAATATAAATAAAGTATAAGTTTCACACAATACCTTATGTCTTATATTTCTCGCTTAAACGCTTTTCGTCCTTATAAGGAGGTCGAAGGCGTTTATGCTTGTAGGAAGGTGGCGGATGTAAATGCAGGTGTTTGAAGACTGGAATTTAAAAGTGAAAAAAACCTTTAACGCTACAAGCAACAAGGAAGTATTGACGGTGTCTGAAGCAGGCAGCTTGCTCGGTCTGTCTAAAGATCAAATGAAAAGCTATGTTGACAAGCATAAGCTAACTAAAGTCCCAATCATGAGAAGTGTGGTCAGGTATCTTTTACTGAAAAGTGAAATCGATGCGATTCTGAACAAAATCTAATATATCTTCAAAAAGCTTTGTGGACCCATCCTTGATAGGATGTGGTCTTTTTTTTGCCTCAAATAGTTCATAAAAAAAGAAACTTATCGATCTGATGATCGTCTATAATAATGGGATATTTAGGTAACATGAAATTCGGCAACAACTTTTAGGATCCCCAATTATCAACTGATAGAAAACATCCACAGGAAAGGGTAATTGATCCAAATGAAAAATAAACAGAGCACTCATCCACCGGCTTCATTTACTTTAAGTAGAATCGAGAAAAAGAAGGTAAAGAAGAGTAATAAAATCAGCAAGAAAATGAAGATCTGGTACTTTTCGCTTGCTATCGTACTTATTGCAGGGCTGGGATCTTTTATTTTCCGTAAAGAATTAATGATTTTTGGGTTTGATAATGTTGTAGCCCCAACTATTGAACACACCCTTAATGAGTCCTATGTGCCGTTAGAAGATACTGAAGATCCTGGAGCACAAGCAACGACGACGGAAAATAAAAACGATCCGTTTTCTATCCTTCTGCTAGGCACCGACCAGCGTGGTAAAGAGAATGGACTTTCTGACTCCATAATCTATACCGTCATTCGACCTCTGGACCATAAGGCACTGCTCGTCTCCATTCCTCGCGATTCATTTACAGAAATTATTGGAGCGGAACATATTAAAGGAGCAAGAACAAAAACCAAGATTAATGCGGCGCATTCATACGGTGGTCCACAGATGAGTGTAGATACCGTTAAGAATTTATTGAACGCGCCAATTGATTACTATGCCACTATAAATTTTAATGGGCTTGTGGGTGTTACGGATGCTCTAGGAGGCGTGGTGCTTCCAATCACCAAGGTGATAGAGAATAAGAATCCAATTCATGAGAAACTAAGAATTGAGCCAAACAAACCGATCTATTCTGGTAAAGAAGCTTTAATGTATGTAAGATATCGAGAAGACTCTGATTTTAAGCGAACAGAACGGCAACGGATTTATTTGAAATCAGCGCTTGAACGAATGAAAAGATTAGATAATATTCTTAATATACAGAACATTATTGAAATTGCCGGGAGTAACTTTAAAACCAATATGAAGTCTGACTTTATTCTAGATTTGGCTAAGAAAGTAATCCTTGAAGGGGGAACCCCTGAAATAACGAGTCATATGTTGCAAGGGGAGGGAAAACATACGGATCAATGGTATTATATACTCGATGAAAATGATGTAAAGCATACCCATGATATGATCGAGATTTGGTTGAATCCAGAATCTACTGAGGCTGATCTCATAACCGCATCTAAGGATGATGACGCATAATTTTTTTGGTAGACTATTTTATTTTTACACGGAGGTAAGCTTCTATGGCAGTAAAAACAAATGAGCAAATGCTACTCGATTTTAAGTCGCTCATTCCATTCGTGGAATCATTAGAAGAGGTGCCAGATCAATATTGGAATAAGCCCTTAGCAACTGGTAAATGGACCGTGAAGGATATCCTCTGTCACCTCATGCTCTGGGATAAGTATTTCTATGAAGGTGCTATAAAGAAGATTATTTTGAAAGAACCGTTAACAACAAAACATCTGGATTTTAACGAGTTTAATGCCAACGCTATTGAGTATGCCAAATTGTTATCCAAGCAAACATTGATTGAACAATTTGTGTTCTACAGAACAAGAATTTTAGATGCAGTCTCTGGATTAACGGATGAAGAATATGATCAGGAATATAAGGATGGAGACCGCATGAAGTTCAGTGTTCGCAAGTATTTGAGAAGTTTTATCCCGCATGATAAGCATCATCAGAAACAGATTGAGCATTTCTTAAAATACATACAGCAAGATGAATCCTAGGCTTCTCATGGTTTAAGCCTTAGCGCGATTCTGCACGAATTTCATGGATTGGCGAATGAGTATTGGACCAAACATGCTGCCGGCAGAGGCGGCTAAAAAGGAATGTAAGGGAAACTTTATAGCAAAATAAATGACCGTTCCAGCTACAAAATCAATTAAAATGAATTTCTTGATCTCGGATATTGGGATTGTGATGAATACAAACGATTCTTTATTTTTCAAACGGTTGACCTCCTAATTAAAAATGCTTCAAATAAATTCACTGTTCATTCTATTTAGAGAACAAGATGTCCCATTCGAAAAATTTAGAGTGTTAGCAGCAGGACTGGTGATTCGAGAGTATACAGGATTAGCACAGTAGATGTTTAAGAATGGAGATGTGAGGTATGGAACAGAAACAGATCATTGTTTTTTTGGATAGTGGAGATACGCTAGTGGATGAATCCACGGAGATCAGGGACGAGGACGGGATCGTGCTAACAGCGGATCTTATACCGGGTGCGGACGTCATGATCAGAGCTTTGCATGAGAACGGTTATACCCTGGCGCTGGTCGCAGACGGCGATACGCAATCATTCAAGAACGTATTTAATCAGCATGGGCTTCATGATTATTTTACGGCCATGATTATATCAGAGAATATTAAGGCAGTTAAGCCTAGCTCTCGAATGTTTAAAGCCGCTATTGGTGCCCTTGATTTATCGGAAGCAGACTTCTCACGCACTGTCATGGTAGGCAACAACTTAAGTCGAGATATGAAAGGAGCAAACGCGCTCGGCATTACGAGTATTTTTCAAAGCTGGACGACGCGTTATCCTCACACACCTGCCGATGAGTCCGAACGTCCAGACTATACGATCAGCGAACCGATTGAATTGATCGAACTAATCGATAAACTCAACGAGGAGCTACAGTATTAACGGCAAAGAAGAGTAAAGGATGAAGGCTCGTATGGACAATCAGAATCAACAAAAAGAGCGGAAACCGTTATTATATATTCAGACTGCAAATCATGTTATGGAGGAAATCCGGAACAGGAAGCTTCAGCCACATGATCTCGTCCCATCGGAAGGGGAGATCGCCAAGTTATATGGTGTCAGCCGTATGACGGCGAAGCTTGCCCTGCAAATCTTAGAGAAAAAAGGGATCGTTTATCGCCATGCCCGTCGCGGGACATTCGTATCTGCTGATTACCAGGCACATTCTGAGGAGCTGGTGCTAGAAAAGGCAATCGAGGCGAAGAAACCGATGTGCAAGATTGCATTGGTAATTCCCATCATGGATGATTATATTGGGAGAATCATCGCTTCCGTCGAAAGGGAAGCTCGCGAGGTGAATTGTCATTTACTTATACGAATGACTGCGGATAAGGAAGATGAAAGTGTATGCTTGCAAGAGCTGTATGATGATCAAGTGGATGGTATTATTTTATATCCGCGTGGGAGTACGCAGTGCAGCGAGAAAGTGATGGAGCTTAGTCTACTTAACTATCCACTAGTTATTATTGATCGTATCTTTCGCGAGGTGCAGATTGACTGTGTTTATCATGATCATTACCATGGGGCTTATAAGACCACCCAGTATTTGATTGAGAAAGGTCATGAGGAAATCGGATATATCTCGATGGCATTTGACGGTGTGACGAGCAGGGAAGATCGGTACAGAGGTTATCTTCAAGCCATGCTGGATCATGATCTGCCGGTCAACAGCCGTAATATTTACTTGAATTGCACTGAGGATTATATGCATCAATTGAGTGCTCCTAATAAGCAATTGGAAATGTTTCTAGGTAATCATTCGACGTTGACGGCAGTTGTATGTGTAGACGACTATATCGCTACATCGTGTCTGTACACGGCAATCTCAATGCAAATATTGGTGCCGGATCAATTGTCCATCATAGGATTTACCGACATTCAATTGGTGAGCTTGCTGCCGGTTCCTTTAACTACTGCAAGACAAGCGACAGAGAAACTCGGACAAGCTGCCGTACAGCGAGTTATTAAACGGATGGATCATTCACGTGAAGGGGCGCTAACGATCAAAATCGATACCACCATCGTCGAGCGGAGCTCCGTTCGACCACTAAAGTGATAAGCTGTTAAATGATCTACTTATTTATTATCTTTTGAAGCTTTTTCTTTCACCATTTTGGTGAGGGGAAGAGCTTTTTTATATCAGTGATATAAATTGAGAAATCATAATAGAAGCACTTTATCTAATGTTTATAAGCTAATGATTTAATTGTATAGATCAGTGACATATATTAATCTGAAAATAGATCGTTGGAAATTTTAGTTCTCAATAAACGATAACCTAACGGAGGCAGAGCGGGAAAATGAATAACACTAAGAAGGTCCATGTTGTATTTAAAACGCATTTGGATATTGGTTTCACGAATATGGCTGCACATGTGCTAAGACAGTACATGGAAGAGTATATTCCGAAAGCGATCGCTTTGGCTGATACACTCGAAGCTGAAGGTGGTCGTGCGCAATTTGTATGGACGACCGGATCTTGGCTCATTCGTTATTATTTAGATCACGCGTTTGCTTCGGAAAAAGAAGCGATGGAGAAGGCGATCCGTAAGGGGCATATTGTGTGGCATGGATTACCATTCACTACACATACTGAGCTTATGGATAAGGAGCTTTTCCGATACGGGCTGTCGATCAGCCAAGAGCTTGACCAACAATTTGGAAAACAAACGTTAGCCGCGAAAATGACAGATGTGCCTGGACACACACTGTCTATGGTTCCTTACATGCATGAAGCAGGTATTCATTATATGCATCTTGGAGTTAATCCAGCTTCTATGCGTCCTGATGTTCCAAAGCTGTTTCGATGGCAGGCGGGGGATGGTAGCGAATTAATTGTGAACTATGCCGGAAGCTACGGAGAGCCAGTTGAGGTCGAAGGGATCGACGATATATTGCTATTTGCGCATACAGGTGATAATTGTGGGCCGCCAAGTGCTGAGGAGATCGAAGAGCAATTCCGTGAAATCCAAGAACGATATCCTGACGCTGAGATTATAGCTTCTTCGCTAGATGCATTCGCCAGAAGTCTTATGCAGGTTCGCGAGCAGCTTCCTGTGGTTTGTGAAGAAATCGGTGATACTTGGATTCACGGTGCAGGCACAGATCCACTGAAGCTCGCCAAGCTTCGCGAGCTACAGCGTTTGAGAAGCAAATGGCTATCCGAAGGAAGCTTAGACGAGCATAGTGATGCCTATAAAGGGATGAGCGATGCTATGTTGTTGGTAGTAGAGCATACATGGGGTTTAGACGTAAAGAAATGGCTTCCTGACTTTCGTAACTATGCGAAAATAGACTTTAATGCAGCTAGAATCAAAGATGAGATTGATGTAGACGATATCCCCGCGAAATTCAATTATATTGGTGCATTTGCTATGGATGAATTTGATAAGCATTCTAGTGGCTTATTTGCGTCGGAGCAGAGCGTCCGTACTTACTCGATGATCGAACGTTCATGGGCGGAGCAACGGGGATATCTAGATCAGGCAGTCGCCTGCCTGGATGAAGACAAACAAGCGGAGGCAAAGGAAGCGTTTAGTAAGTTAGAGCCTGCGAAGGGAGACTTTTTCGCTGATGCTGAGCAGGCAAGTATCCAAGAAATGTATGCGGTAGAAGGTTATAAGCTGGCTTTTGGTGTGAATGGCTCACTTGTTCATTTATCGGATGCTAATGGAAAAGTATGGGTTGACGAAAGCCATCCCTTCGGCGTTTATTCCTATGAGACCTTCGGAACGGAGGACTACGCCAGATACTTCCGCACCTATATGCAAAACCTAGGCTTCACCCACCCTTGGTCTGATGCCGACTTTAACAAGCCTGGCTTTGAATTCGTTCGACCATTGCCTAGTCATCAGCTATATGAGCCTATCGTGACTGATATGAAGCGAATAAACGGCAACAAATTCTTGCTGCGTTTACGCATGCCAACTCAAGCTCATGAATTGTATGGCGCTCCGAAGGAACTTGAATACCTGTACAACTTTGAGCAGGAATGTGCCGTCGACGTATCTCTGCAATGGTTCGGGAAAGAAGCGAACCGCCTACCGGAAGCAAGCTGGTTTGGTTGTGCGTTGAATGTCGATAACCCCAATCTTTGGATGATGGAGAAGATGGGCTTGCCTGTCTCACCTTTGCGCGTAGTGAAGGACGGGAATCGAAATCTTCATGCATTAGGCCGTGGAGTTAGTTATCAGGGTGCGGATGGGAGCGCCTTTATCGAAACTAGGGAATCTGCTTTGGCTGCACCGGGTCAAAAAAGGCTGCTGCAATTCGATAATTCTTTTGCTTCGCTAGATAAAGGATGGCATTTCAATTTGCACAACAATATCTGGGGTACAAATTTCCCTATGTGGTACGGTGAAGATGCAGTATTCCGTTTTCGTCTGAATTTACAATCGAACCGTAAATAAAATAATGGAAGTATACTTGTGACTGAAGTACACCTCTTTGAATAGACATTGGAAAAACCGCTGAGTTTATCCGATGTAATTCTAGGAGGTGCATTTTTGTCCAGCTTCTGCAACAGATAAGATCCCTATGTTAAAAAGGCAAATTTCAACTTGGAAAATTTGGTTTTCATAGGTGATATCCCAAATTCCACCGGTTTCCTCAACCGCCTTCTTTACGCTTTTTAGACCGATACCATGAAAATGCTTATCTCGTTTTGTTGTAGCTAATTCTCCAAAATGGTTAGTACGTATTAAATGCTGATATGGATTCTGTATTCTGATAAATAAAGTACCCTTATGATAATGAAGTTGGAATTTAATATAGGGCTCAGTCAAATCTGGATGCTTACATGCTTCAATAGCATTATCGAGAGTGTTCCCTAGAATAATACTAATTGCATAAGCATCTAGGTCGAGCTGAGGTGGGATTTGAATGTCTGAATGAAAGGCAATGCCCAGTTTATTGGCAAATTGCTGTTTGTAATTAATGATAGAGTCGATTAGGATCGAGCCGGTATTACATCCGCCTGAAGAGAGTTCGATCACTCCAAGCAACTTATCTACATCATTCAGTCCTGCTTCTTTCTCCCCAGCTTGTAATTGTGACCTCAGGCTTAGCAAGATATTCCTGAAATCATGTTGGAACGTAAACATTTCTTGCTGCCTTTCTTTCGTGAGCAGATACTGGTTCATATAATAGTTGTTTTGTTGTTCCAATAGGTGATTTTTATTCTGTGCCGATTGTATGGTTAGTACGCGATCGCACAAAAGAATGATCAAGAAGTTAATCAACAGCATTCCCGCGGACAAGGTCGGATACAAGGCAGGATATTCCCGCAATGACAGCTCACTCGATAATTTTGCGATACTGAGAATGCTTATAAACGGAAAACAGAACAGCCCAATCCAATACAAACTGCTTAGATTTCCCTCGCCAAAAGATTTGGTAAAACGAAGCGTGATCTTCACCAGTAAAAACATCAGAAGCTTGGACAAAAACAAGGTGAAGATGTATCCGCTGGTCGTATACACAGGTGCGGTAGCTGCATCTGATAAAATAATCAGTGCAACTATGAATAAAGCGGCACCAATACGCCATTGTATTTTTCCTTTGTACAAAAAGGACAAGAGAACGATCCCCACTATATTAAGCCCAAGTATCCATAAGCCGGGGAGTGGGCTGTAGTGAAGGAGGAGTACGAAAACATAATAGGCAGCGTATACGGAATAAAGGATTATTTTGGATTCCCAAAGTCGTGGAAAACAATGGTTATAGAAATAATGGATGATAAATGGGAGAGCAGCAAGCGTAAGGACATAGAACAGTTCATCTAGAACAATATTATTCAAGTAGACTCCCCCTGAATTGCAAATAGCTCTTTTTCACTACAGTGCTCTGCTTATCACTGATCGGAAGTTCTTCCCCACTCGTTAATACAATTTTTTTGCCCTGAATTTGTTGTATGTAATCGAAATTCACAAGATAAGATTGATGAATCCGCACGAACTGCTTCGAAGGGAGCTTTCCTTCTTCTATAGATAAAGTACTGTAATATTCCGTTTGATCTTCCGTTGTTTGCAGAATAATTTTTCGACGGTCACTTGCCAAGTACATAATATTACGAATCGGAACAAGTATTTTAGTTCCACTTTGTTGTACAGGCAGTAACTTTGGTTGGTTTTGCTGACGCTTGAGCATTATTTGTTGAATAATGGAGATTAGTTTTTTTTCAAAAGACTCGTTATGTATAGGCTTCTTTATAAAACCAGAAGGTTGAACGTCAAATAGCTGAACAT
This window of the Paenibacillus sp. FSL R10-2734 genome carries:
- a CDS encoding HAD family hydrolase, giving the protein MEQKQIIVFLDSGDTLVDESTEIRDEDGIVLTADLIPGADVMIRALHENGYTLALVADGDTQSFKNVFNQHGLHDYFTAMIISENIKAVKPSSRMFKAAIGALDLSEADFSRTVMVGNNLSRDMKGANALGITSIFQSWTTRYPHTPADESERPDYTISEPIELIELIDKLNEELQY
- a CDS encoding methyl-accepting chemotaxis protein; translation: MALYRRLSLTVKFVLAVSLVIIIIFFFSLVANLLNLRSVSISNGELQAEVSGRSYAETIQNRLIDIQSTGKALTEVLVESREHQTLSREDVISTMKTMLENRPEIFAMSILWEPNAFDQNDQANINKMPYDDGTGRFIPYAFRNQGAITVEPLKNYDVEGAGDYYLLPKKEKKPIYIEPYSYETTGGAIEMISVMLPILDKTGVFLGTVGFDVSLTQLQEEAVKYKPLGGYVSLITGNGMYAANPNDPESVLKDFGDTEEKAALWKQVKNGKTVQGYTHNSKGEEVLRIFVPIPMPSSDQVWYTQTAIPKATIMADYEQAKTESFIIMLVGMSILGVVIGFQLWLMVIKPLKVLSEKLQLMAQGDLTQTLQVRNDDEFGKMASHFNQMTFKLREMFGLVSDLSMSVGATSQELTANAEQTGKAAEQIAVSIGRVAEGSQLQSAYAGESSLAMSDLTNGVQRIADSSSTVSASADEVTDQTKRGSEQLQMAVSQMTELKQSVDETNLAIERLGERSVQISGIIGLISNISKQTNLLALNAAIEASRVGEHGRGFAVVASEIRMLADQTKKAAEQVTELVEHVVQDTNQASQAMAVGNEQVRIGVQSVSDSDLLFTSILAEMTQVTDQIQEVSAAAQQMTAGTEQITASVKQLSELATEASADSQSVAAASEEQLASMEEITASTESLSSMVQDLLDKLSYFKI
- a CDS encoding DinB family protein; protein product: MAVKTNEQMLLDFKSLIPFVESLEEVPDQYWNKPLATGKWTVKDILCHLMLWDKYFYEGAIKKIILKEPLTTKHLDFNEFNANAIEYAKLLSKQTLIEQFVFYRTRILDAVSGLTDEEYDQEYKDGDRMKFSVRKYLRSFIPHDKHHQKQIEHFLKYIQQDES
- a CDS encoding GHKL domain-containing protein, whose protein sequence is MNNIVLDELFYVLTLAALPFIIHYFYNHCFPRLWESKIILYSVYAAYYVFVLLLHYSPLPGLWILGLNIVGIVLLSFLYKGKIQWRIGAALFIVALIILSDAATAPVYTTSGYIFTLFLSKLLMFLLVKITLRFTKSFGEGNLSSLYWIGLFCFPFISILSIAKLSSELSLREYPALYPTLSAGMLLINFLIILLCDRVLTIQSAQNKNHLLEQQNNYYMNQYLLTKERQQEMFTFQHDFRNILLSLRSQLQAGEKEAGLNDVDKLLGVIELSSGGCNTGSILIDSIINYKQQFANKLGIAFHSDIQIPPQLDLDAYAISIILGNTLDNAIEACKHPDLTEPYIKFQLHYHKGTLFIRIQNPYQHLIRTNHFGELATTKRDKHFHGIGLKSVKKAVEETGGIWDITYENQIFQVEICLFNIGILSVAEAGQKCTS
- a CDS encoding DNA-binding protein; this encodes MQVFEDWNLKVKKTFNATSNKEVLTVSEAGSLLGLSKDQMKSYVDKHKLTKVPIMRSVVRYLLLKSEIDAILNKI
- a CDS encoding cold-shock protein; translated protein: MQTGTVKWFNADKGFGFIEVEGGEDVFVHFSAITGDGFKSLDEGQRVEFNVVQGNRGQQAENVVKL
- a CDS encoding LCP family protein is translated as MKNKQSTHPPASFTLSRIEKKKVKKSNKISKKMKIWYFSLAIVLIAGLGSFIFRKELMIFGFDNVVAPTIEHTLNESYVPLEDTEDPGAQATTTENKNDPFSILLLGTDQRGKENGLSDSIIYTVIRPLDHKALLVSIPRDSFTEIIGAEHIKGARTKTKINAAHSYGGPQMSVDTVKNLLNAPIDYYATINFNGLVGVTDALGGVVLPITKVIENKNPIHEKLRIEPNKPIYSGKEALMYVRYREDSDFKRTERQRIYLKSALERMKRLDNILNIQNIIEIAGSNFKTNMKSDFILDLAKKVILEGGTPEITSHMLQGEGKHTDQWYYILDENDVKHTHDMIEIWLNPESTEADLITASKDDDA
- a CDS encoding GntR family transcriptional regulator yields the protein MDNQNQQKERKPLLYIQTANHVMEEIRNRKLQPHDLVPSEGEIAKLYGVSRMTAKLALQILEKKGIVYRHARRGTFVSADYQAHSEELVLEKAIEAKKPMCKIALVIPIMDDYIGRIIASVEREAREVNCHLLIRMTADKEDESVCLQELYDDQVDGIILYPRGSTQCSEKVMELSLLNYPLVIIDRIFREVQIDCVYHDHYHGAYKTTQYLIEKGHEEIGYISMAFDGVTSREDRYRGYLQAMLDHDLPVNSRNIYLNCTEDYMHQLSAPNKQLEMFLGNHSTLTAVVCVDDYIATSCLYTAISMQILVPDQLSIIGFTDIQLVSLLPVPLTTARQATEKLGQAAVQRVIKRMDHSREGALTIKIDTTIVERSSVRPLK
- a CDS encoding LytTR family DNA-binding domain-containing protein, whose translation is MIHIAICDDDFKAAESIERLINNHPIQQSVKIEVSIFYSGESFAKAIQHGCPFDLIFMDIEMNGISGITAGHILRRDCDNDRVRLIYVSSHEEYHVQLFDVQPSGFIKKPIHNESFEKKLISIIQQIMLKRQQNQPKLLPVQQSGTKILVPIRNIMYLASDRRKIILQTTEDQTEYYSTLSIEEGKLPSKQFVRIHQSYLVNFDYIQQIQGKKIVLTSGEELPISDKQSTVVKKSYLQFRGSLLE
- a CDS encoding DUF5054 domain-containing protein, which produces MNNTKKVHVVFKTHLDIGFTNMAAHVLRQYMEEYIPKAIALADTLEAEGGRAQFVWTTGSWLIRYYLDHAFASEKEAMEKAIRKGHIVWHGLPFTTHTELMDKELFRYGLSISQELDQQFGKQTLAAKMTDVPGHTLSMVPYMHEAGIHYMHLGVNPASMRPDVPKLFRWQAGDGSELIVNYAGSYGEPVEVEGIDDILLFAHTGDNCGPPSAEEIEEQFREIQERYPDAEIIASSLDAFARSLMQVREQLPVVCEEIGDTWIHGAGTDPLKLAKLRELQRLRSKWLSEGSLDEHSDAYKGMSDAMLLVVEHTWGLDVKKWLPDFRNYAKIDFNAARIKDEIDVDDIPAKFNYIGAFAMDEFDKHSSGLFASEQSVRTYSMIERSWAEQRGYLDQAVACLDEDKQAEAKEAFSKLEPAKGDFFADAEQASIQEMYAVEGYKLAFGVNGSLVHLSDANGKVWVDESHPFGVYSYETFGTEDYARYFRTYMQNLGFTHPWSDADFNKPGFEFVRPLPSHQLYEPIVTDMKRINGNKFLLRLRMPTQAHELYGAPKELEYLYNFEQECAVDVSLQWFGKEANRLPEASWFGCALNVDNPNLWMMEKMGLPVSPLRVVKDGNRNLHALGRGVSYQGADGSAFIETRESALAAPGQKRLLQFDNSFASLDKGWHFNLHNNIWGTNFPMWYGEDAVFRFRLNLQSNRK